The following coding sequences are from one Peromyscus eremicus chromosome X, PerEre_H2_v1, whole genome shotgun sequence window:
- the Rap2c gene encoding ras-related protein Rap-2c, giving the protein MREYKVVVLGSGGVGKSALTVQFVTGTFIEKYDPTIEDFYRKEIEVDSSPSVLEILDTAGTEQFASMRDLYIKNGQGFILVYSLVNQQSFQDIKPMRDQIVRVKRYEKVPLILVGNKVDLEPEREVMSSEGRALAQEWGCPFMETSAKSKSMVDELFAEIVRQMNYSSLPEKQDQCCTTCVVQ; this is encoded by the exons ATGAGGGAATACAAGGTAGTGGTGTTAGGGAGCGGAGGGGTTGGCAAATCTGCCCTCACTGTGCAGTTTGTCACTGGGACTTTCATTGAGAAATATGACCCCACCATTGAAGATTTCTACCGCAAAGAGATCGAAGTGGACTCTTCCCCCTCAGTACTGGAAATTCTGGACACCGCAGGAACCGAGCAGTTTGCCTCCATGAGAGATCTGTACATCAAAAACGGCCAAGGTTTCATCCTGGTGTATAGTTTGGTTAATCAGCAGTCTTTTCAG GATATCAAGCCAATGAGAGATCAGATTGTGAGAGTGAAGAGATACGAAAAAGTTCCACTAATCCTAGTAGGAAACAAAGTGGATCTGGAACCAGAAAGAGAGGTTATGTCCTCGGAAGGCAGAGCTCTGGCTCAAGAATGGGGCTGCCCTTTCATGGAAACATCAGCAAAAAGTAAATCGATGGTGGATGAACTTTTTGCTGAGATCGTCAGGCAAATGAACTATTCATCCCTGCCGGAGAAGCAAGATCAGTGTTGTACAACTTGTGTTGTccagtaa